From the Marispirochaeta aestuarii genome, one window contains:
- a CDS encoding LPP20 family lipoprotein produces the protein MKKIHTALILAGVLLLGLLAGCVTSSPSSGGSNSSGDMPDWFLDPRGVYPEDKYMTAIGTGDTRRAAEQSAMAGLSQIFESQISVDVSTAERYRDLVSSSGNVSESELMLAQSTNVQSNQTLLNVQFGEAAVDNEGRVHAIAYIDRMATGRIYQDLIQKNSGFVTAYMEEYRAAADPIRKYAFVSAAAVVAQSNALLMDQLRIISQVFYAMTSLPYDQRRVLQEKVDMASGMTINIRIQGAEGPQVEAAVREALSQERFPTADPALLSVGGDVRIEDIELNPKYKSVRWYLNLDFTGPDGKALVSYNNQGRASAVTAESARSFAMDDISKAVRQDFIGSVRGYFDGLVQGN, from the coding sequence ATGAAAAAGATACATACAGCCCTGATCCTGGCGGGAGTGCTTCTCCTGGGACTTCTTGCAGGCTGTGTCACAAGCAGCCCCTCCTCCGGGGGCTCCAACTCCTCCGGAGATATGCCCGACTGGTTTCTCGATCCCCGGGGGGTATATCCGGAGGATAAATACATGACCGCCATCGGTACCGGCGACACCCGCCGGGCTGCGGAACAGAGCGCCATGGCAGGGCTCTCCCAGATCTTCGAATCCCAGATCTCCGTGGATGTAAGTACCGCGGAGCGATATCGTGATCTGGTAAGCTCCTCCGGAAACGTCTCCGAGAGCGAGCTCATGCTCGCCCAGTCCACCAATGTACAGTCCAACCAGACTCTGCTGAATGTGCAGTTCGGAGAAGCCGCCGTCGATAACGAAGGCCGGGTCCATGCCATCGCCTATATCGACCGCATGGCCACCGGCAGAATCTATCAGGATCTGATCCAGAAAAACAGCGGCTTCGTTACCGCCTACATGGAGGAATACCGCGCCGCCGCCGATCCCATCCGCAAATACGCCTTTGTCTCCGCCGCCGCGGTGGTAGCCCAGAGCAATGCCCTGTTGATGGACCAGCTCAGGATCATCTCCCAGGTTTTCTACGCCATGACCTCGCTGCCCTATGACCAGCGCAGGGTTCTGCAGGAAAAGGTGGACATGGCATCCGGTATGACCATCAATATCCGCATCCAGGGAGCCGAGGGTCCCCAGGTGGAAGCTGCTGTCCGCGAGGCCCTGAGTCAGGAACGCTTTCCCACCGCCGATCCGGCCCTGCTCAGCGTGGGGGGGGATGTCCGCATTGAGGATATAGAGCTGAATCCCAAGTACAAGTCCGTGCGCTGGTATCTCAATCTTGATTTTACCGGACCCGACGGCAAAGCCCTTGTCTCTTATAACAACCAGGGCCGGGCCTCCGCGGTCACGGCGGAATCGGCCAGGTCCTTTGCCATGGATGATATCTCAAAGGCCGTCCGGCAGGATTTTATCGGTTCCGTCCGCGGATATTTTGACGGTCTGGTGCAGGGAAACTGA